One window of Arvicola amphibius chromosome 6, mArvAmp1.2, whole genome shotgun sequence genomic DNA carries:
- the Dmrtb1 gene encoding doublesex- and mab-3-related transcription factor B1 produces the protein MFRTPKCSRCRNHGYLVPVKGHAGKCRWKQCICDKCYLITERQKIMAAHKVLKTQAAEEQEVTTGTQGPQLPPGAPVAAATTAASSSSSICPLPRVAPGGSRPGPVVTCFLERPPPARSPGLSAFQRVPGGRPGPSTFQSGLGIPGGPRERPSAWLPQGSPQVPRPEPCGSEQRLPVRPVPRLPFTDYGHPLRFSSDHMVGTGYPEREPFNQCPACVPMPPYQPFPLDGQDASSAVGIPQHRSFRHVSCSPYHGGSLVSEPARDLQPTYCSPPPPPLPPPPSQPQQPPFLPRNYLSGLHFLPPPPPPPSPPSFSLTILYDTDAENGNDQDAEVPSQSSQHSSQEHSP, from the exons ATGTTTCGCACCCCCAAGTGCTCACGGTGCCGGAACCATGGCTATCTGGTGCCAGTCAAGGGCCACGCGGGCAAGTGTCGCTGGAAGCAGTGCATCTGCGATAAGTGCTACCTGATCACCGAGCGCCAGAAGATCATGGCTGCCCACAAGGTGCTCAAGACCCAGGCTGCCGAGGAGCAGGAGGTGACCACGGGCACCCAGGGGCCCCAGCTGCCTCCCGGGGCTCCCGTGGCAGCGGCAACAACGGCCGCCTCCTCGAGCTCGAGCATTTGCCCACTGCCCAGGGTAGCTCCGGGAGGCTCCCGGCCAGGCCCCGTGGTCACCTGCTTCCTCGAGAGGCCCCCGCCGGCCCGCAGCCCGGGTCTGAGCGCCTTCCAGCGGGTCCCAGGCGGCCGCCCGGGCCCCAGCACCTTCCAGTCTGGCCTGGGGATCCCCGGGGGACCGCGCGAACGTCCCTCGGCGTGGCTGCCACAGGGCAGCCCGCAGGTGCCCAGGCCCGAGCCCTGCGGCTCCGAGCAGCGCCTGCCAGTGCGGCCCGTGCCCCGACTGCCGTTCACCGACTACG GGCATCCTCTGAGATTCAGCTCTGATCACATGGTGGGAACCGGGTACCCTGAGAGAGAGCCTTTCAACCAGTGCCCTGCCTGTGTCCCCATGCCACCCTACCAGCCCTTCCCACTGGATGGCCAGGATGCATCCTCAGCCGTGGGGATCCCGCAGCATAGAAGCTTCCGTCATGTCTCCTGTAGCCCCTACCATGGAGGCAGCTTG GTGTCAGAACCAGCCCGAGACCTCCAGCCAACCTACTGCtcaccgccgccaccgccgctCCCACCTCCACCATCGCAGCCACAGCAGCCCCCGTTCCTCCCTCGTAACTACCTCTCTGGTCTCCACTTCCtgccgccaccaccgccgccgcctTCTCCACCGTCCTTCTCACTGACCATCCTGTACGACACAGATGCGGAGAATGGCA